A single window of Aminivibrio sp. DNA harbors:
- the flgB gene encoding flagellar basal body rod protein FlgB, translated as MMGDFNWKVMEKNLEGLSKRFEATSRNIANANTPEFARRNVSFEDQLRDLVDGPRRLPMTVTNEGHIPSGPLTVSSVVPEEIKVYDEKFRLDGNNVDPEREMAVMSQTRMAYNAMTRFAAKKSSLYRLVIGGR; from the coding sequence ATGATGGGCGACTTCAACTGGAAAGTAATGGAGAAAAACCTCGAGGGGCTTTCGAAGCGCTTTGAAGCCACGTCGAGAAATATCGCCAATGCGAACACACCGGAGTTCGCCCGGCGGAACGTCTCCTTCGAGGATCAGCTCAGGGATCTCGTGGACGGTCCGAGGCGGCTTCCCATGACGGTTACCAACGAAGGGCACATACCTTCGGGGCCCCTCACAGTCAGTTCAGTGGTTCCCGAGGAAATCAAGGTGTATGACGAAAAATTCCGGCTGGACGGGAACAACGTGGATCCCGAACGGGAGATGGCCGTCATGTCCCAGACTCGTATGGCCTATAACGCCATGACCCGGTTCGCAGCGAAGAAAAGTTCCCTGTACCGCCTCGTCATAGGGGGGAGATAA
- the fliE gene encoding flagellar hook-basal body complex protein FliE — translation MGSLNIDLMKLASPAAVRGPEAVPAKDRSAGTGLSFEELLQNSMKRVNDLQVESDGLVNSLATGDVDDISRVVLASQRAEFALRMITEVRNKLLDAYQQLARMPV, via the coding sequence ATGGGTTCGTTGAACATCGATCTTATGAAGCTCGCTTCACCCGCTGCGGTCCGCGGGCCGGAAGCGGTTCCCGCGAAGGACCGTTCCGCCGGTACGGGCCTTTCCTTTGAAGAGCTTCTTCAGAATTCCATGAAGAGGGTAAACGATCTTCAGGTGGAGTCCGACGGCCTGGTGAACAGTCTCGCCACGGGAGACGTGGACGATATTTCCCGGGTTGTCCTCGCTTCCCAGAGGGCGGAGTTCGCCCTCAGAATGATCACCGAGGTCAGGAACAAACTGCTTGACGCCTACCAGCAGCTTGCCCGGATGCCTGTGTAA
- the flgC gene encoding flagellar basal body rod protein FlgC, with the protein MRMFRAIDVSGSSLTAHRLWLDSISANLANVNTTRTAEGGPYRRKVPVFAEMLDKTIGGYEDTGGVRVVEIATDDTPPRLAYQPDHPDADEEGYVAFPNVNVVREMADMLTAGRAYEANLAVVDAARNMWTGALEIMRG; encoded by the coding sequence ATGAGAATGTTCCGGGCCATCGACGTATCGGGCAGTTCCCTCACGGCGCACAGGCTCTGGCTCGACTCCATATCGGCGAACCTGGCGAACGTGAACACCACCCGGACAGCGGAAGGCGGCCCCTACCGGAGAAAGGTGCCTGTCTTCGCCGAAATGCTCGACAAGACCATAGGCGGCTATGAGGATACCGGTGGAGTCAGGGTAGTGGAGATCGCTACGGACGACACCCCTCCCCGGCTGGCCTACCAGCCTGACCACCCGGACGCTGACGAGGAAGGATACGTGGCCTTCCCGAACGTGAACGTGGTCAGGGAGATGGCGGACATGCTCACCGCCGGCAGGGCCTACGAGGCGAACCTCGCGGTGGTCGACGCGGCTCGGAACATGTGGACGGGAGCCCTGGAAATAATGCGGGGGTAG
- the codY gene encoding GTP-sensing pleiotropic transcriptional regulator CodY, whose product MKDLLDKTRQVGRALQSRREGTRPDYNKLAKLLCEFSTANVYLINREGKILGHSWISEYHSEEVSNFIDKGYMPEAFVEKMNQHRETMLSETDGYLFDDAGTEAPEKHMLYIPIYGAAERLGTLLLVRFFQPFSMRDLVLAEYLATLVGIEILHERTKNIEERSRERLIVQMAMRALSYSEVESVKHIISELGSFEGVVIASKVADRVGVTRSVIVNALRKLESAGIIESRSLGMKGTFIKVLSPLFVEELGVLQKD is encoded by the coding sequence CTGAAGGATCTTCTCGACAAAACCCGGCAGGTGGGCAGGGCCCTCCAGAGCCGCAGGGAAGGTACAAGGCCCGACTACAACAAGCTCGCCAAGCTGCTGTGCGAGTTCTCCACGGCCAACGTGTACCTGATCAACCGGGAGGGCAAGATCCTCGGCCATTCGTGGATTTCCGAGTATCATTCCGAGGAAGTGTCCAACTTCATCGACAAGGGGTATATGCCCGAGGCTTTCGTCGAAAAGATGAACCAGCACAGGGAGACCATGCTGAGCGAGACCGACGGTTACCTGTTCGACGACGCCGGCACCGAAGCGCCAGAGAAACACATGCTCTACATTCCCATTTACGGTGCCGCGGAGAGACTCGGTACGCTGCTTCTCGTCCGGTTCTTCCAGCCCTTCTCCATGCGGGACCTCGTCCTGGCGGAGTACCTGGCCACCCTCGTGGGCATCGAAATTCTCCACGAACGGACAAAGAACATCGAGGAGCGCTCCAGGGAACGCCTTATCGTCCAGATGGCCATGCGAGCACTTTCCTATTCGGAAGTGGAATCGGTGAAGCACATCATCAGCGAGCTCGGCTCCTTCGAGGGTGTGGTCATCGCAAGCAAGGTGGCGGACAGGGTGGGCGTCACCAGGAGCGTCATCGTGAACGCCCTCCGGAAGCTGGAAAGCGCCGGCATCATCGAAAGCCGGAGCCTCGGCATGAAGGGAACCTTCATCAAGGTGCTCAGCCCTCTCTTCGTGGAAGAGCTGGGAGTGCTCCAGAAAGACTGA
- the hslU gene encoding ATP-dependent protease ATPase subunit HslU produces the protein MNILENDRFDLTPRQIVEYLDRYIVGQEKAKKSVAIALRNRIRRRRLPENIAKEVAPKNILMVGPTGVGKTEIARRLADLVKAPFVKVEATKFTEVGYVGRDVESIVRDLAEAAVAMVKKRKIEDVQVPAAERAEQRLADVLLPRPEKKSAVPDFMRLFSGGGSPERDQERDDSPEEERLRDSTRKKILALLREGKLDDREVEIDVTESQSVGIPLLGGGGMDSMGINIGDMLGGLLPKKTKRRRMKVSEARTILAAEEAEKLVDMDAVVREALDKAQEEGIVFLDEIDKVVARGGAGGPDVSREGVQRDLLPIVEGSPVQTKYGTVNTDHVLFIAAGAFSSVKPSDLVPELQGRFPIRVELQPLTREDLARILVEPENSLLRQYTALLSTEGVNLDFTPEAVDEMARLAERMNGEMENIGARRLHAMIEHLLENISFAAPEEGQGKFTVTPEFVRERLEPLISDSDIRRYLL, from the coding sequence ATGAACATTCTGGAAAATGACCGGTTCGATCTCACTCCGCGCCAGATCGTGGAATACCTCGACCGGTATATCGTAGGGCAGGAGAAGGCAAAGAAATCCGTGGCCATAGCCCTGAGAAACCGCATCCGGAGAAGGCGCCTTCCCGAGAATATTGCGAAGGAAGTGGCGCCGAAGAACATCCTCATGGTTGGGCCCACGGGCGTGGGCAAGACCGAGATCGCCCGGCGCCTCGCCGACCTTGTGAAAGCCCCCTTCGTCAAGGTGGAGGCCACCAAGTTCACCGAGGTAGGCTACGTGGGGCGGGACGTGGAATCCATCGTGCGGGACCTGGCAGAGGCGGCCGTGGCCATGGTGAAGAAACGGAAAATCGAGGATGTTCAGGTTCCCGCAGCGGAACGGGCGGAACAGAGGCTGGCGGACGTGCTGCTGCCCAGGCCGGAGAAAAAAAGCGCCGTTCCCGATTTCATGCGCCTCTTCAGTGGCGGGGGATCACCGGAAAGGGACCAGGAACGGGATGATTCGCCCGAGGAGGAAAGGCTCCGGGATTCCACCAGGAAGAAGATTCTTGCCCTGCTCCGGGAGGGCAAACTCGACGACCGGGAAGTGGAGATCGACGTCACCGAGAGCCAGTCGGTGGGAATTCCCCTTCTCGGTGGAGGCGGGATGGATTCCATGGGCATCAACATCGGGGACATGCTCGGCGGCCTGCTGCCCAAAAAGACGAAGCGCCGCAGGATGAAGGTCTCCGAGGCGCGGACCATTCTCGCCGCAGAAGAAGCGGAAAAGCTGGTGGATATGGACGCCGTCGTCCGGGAGGCCCTCGACAAGGCCCAGGAAGAGGGAATCGTCTTTCTCGACGAGATCGACAAGGTGGTTGCCCGTGGCGGCGCGGGCGGCCCCGATGTCAGCCGGGAAGGGGTTCAGCGGGATCTTCTGCCCATCGTGGAAGGTTCCCCCGTCCAGACGAAGTACGGCACGGTGAACACGGACCATGTTCTGTTCATCGCCGCTGGGGCTTTCTCGAGCGTGAAGCCGTCGGACCTGGTGCCCGAACTGCAGGGGAGGTTCCCCATCCGGGTGGAGCTTCAGCCCCTGACGAGAGAGGACCTGGCCCGCATTCTGGTGGAACCGGAAAACAGCCTGCTAAGGCAGTATACAGCCCTTCTCTCCACCGAAGGCGTGAATCTGGACTTCACCCCCGAGGCGGTGGACGAAATGGCCCGCCTGGCGGAGCGGATGAACGGCGAAATGGAAAACATCGGGGCCAGGAGGCTCCATGCCATGATTGAGCACCTTCTCGAGAACATCAGCTTCGCCGCCCCCGAGGAGGGACAGGGTAAGTTCACGGTAACGCCCGAGTTCGTTCGGGAGAGGCTGGAACCCCTAATTTCGGACAGCGATATCAGAAGATATCTTCTGTAG